In the genome of Synergistaceae bacterium, one region contains:
- a CDS encoding DNA-binding transcriptional regulator has product MAEKWKDALTDKLCESFLTLKTREEMYAFLEDVATIGEVKALAQRLEVARLLSESKTYPQIAQQTGASTATISRVKKFLDYGANGYKIVLERLKK; this is encoded by the coding sequence ATGGCGGAAAAGTGGAAGGATGCCCTGACGGACAAACTATGTGAGTCTTTCCTGACGCTGAAAACACGGGAAGAAATGTACGCATTTTTGGAGGACGTGGCCACAATTGGAGAAGTCAAGGCGCTGGCCCAGAGACTGGAGGTTGCCAGGCTCCTGAGTGAAAGCAAAACCTATCCCCAAATCGCCCAGCAAACGGGCGCAAGCACGGCAACCATAAGCCGGGTCAAAAAATTTTTGGATTATGGCGCCAACGGATATAAAATTGTGCTGGAACGTCTGAAAAAATAA